The region GGATCTGGAAACTGATCGAATCCGGCGCACTCGATTTCAGCCTGTCCGGCATTGCCAACGATGAGCGCAATCAGTATGCGGATTTCGCCTGGTATTTCAGCAACAAATATTATTTGCTGGTGCGCAAGGATGCCGGCATCCATCAGCTGGCCGATTTCGAGCACAACGACCAATTTCAGCTCGGTGTCATCCGCAGCTTCCGTTACAGCAACTCGGCCAACCGGCTGGTGGACAAGCTGTCGGCTGAAAACCGCGTCAGTCAGGCTGGCGGTCTGGATCCGCTGTATCAGGCGCTGATCCTCCGGAGCATCCAGGGCATGATCATCGAACCCTTCGACTACCCCGCGCTCGACGAAAAGAAAATCCGCGACGTGACCACCATCGTCGAGTTCAACGACCCCGCCATACCGCACGGCCTCATCATGTCGAAGAGGGCACTGTCGCCGGCCGAGCGGGAAAAGTGGCGCGCCCTGGTGAATGAATTGCGAGCGGACGGCACCGTCCGGCGGATCTTCGAGAAGTATTTCAAACCCGACCTCGCCGATTCGATGGTCGATTTCCAGACGCCACCGTGAGCTGGGCGCGCCTTGTCCTGCTCCCGTTACTGGTCCTGTCCGCTGCGTTAGGTGTTACATGGATACTTTGGGACCACGAACGGCAAGCCGCCCATCATGAACTGCTCACGCAGTTCGACTTCTCACTGGGCGACGCTGTTAGCCGGATCGAACAGCGTATGGGCACCTATGAACTCTTGCTGCGCGGCGTGCAGAGTCTGTTCGCCGCCACCGGCGAGATCGACCGTGACCAGTTCCGGAACTACGTCGGCACGCTCAAACTCGACGCCAACTTCTCCGGCATCCAGACCATAGGCATTGTCAAATGGGTACCGGCAACGCAGAAGGACGTTCATGTAGCCGCTATGCGCCGGCAGGGCTTGACCGGCTACACCATTGAGCCCAAGGGTTCGCGCGAAAACTATGCGCCCGTCATCCAGCGCGAACCGTCTATCGGCCTCAATCGCACGTCGCCTGGCTTCGATGCGTGGGCTGACCCTGTGCGGCGGCGCGCGATGGAGCAGGCGCGCGATTCCGGAATGGCAACCATTTCCGGGAAGATCCGCCTGGCCGTAGATTCTGAAGCCAGTGCTCTTCCCGGTTTCATCATGTATCTGCCGATCTATGCGCGAGGGCAGTCACAGGACAGCGTTGCCCAGCGCCGGGCGCACCTGGTCGGCTGGGTCTATGCCTCGTTCCGCATGCATGACGTCGTCGCCAGTCTGTACGGCGAGCAGCCGCCCGGTCTCACAATCGCTATCTACGACGGCGTCGAACCGTCCATCGCAACTCTTCTGCACAGGACTCCTGAAGCAGGCGGGCAGCATCTGGCTTCCGTCATTTCGGCCAATGAATATCTGGTCGTCGGCGGACACGACTGGACACTTTCGATGATTGCCCAGGACGATTTCAAATCCCGTTTCGGCCGTAACGCGGCAATGCTGATCGCCAGCACCGGCGCGGGCCTTAGCCTGTTGCTTGCGCTGCTCACCTGGCTGATGATGACCGGTCGCGGCCGCGCGATGCGACTCGCTTCCGCGATGACGCAGGAATTGCGCGAAAACGAGGAGAAGTTCCGCGCGATTGCCGACTGCACGGTCAACTGGGAGGTCTGGTGGGGGCCGGACGGCAAGCCACGCTGGATCAACCCATCCGTGCAGGAATACACGGGCTATACAGTCGACGAGTGCATGGCCATGCCCGACTTCGCGGGCGCGCTGATCTATCCGGAGGATCTCCCCCGCGTCGCCCCTGAGTTTCTGAAAGGGCTTCAGGGCTTTCGCGGCGATGAACTCGAGTTTCGTTGTGTTCGCAAGGATGGCTCGCTGGTCTGGCTTTCCGTGTCGTGGGTTCCAATCAGCGACGCCAAAGGCGATTTCATCGGTTTTCGTACGAGCGGACGCGACATTACCGAGCGCAAACAGGTCGAGACCGAACTTCGAATCGCGGCTGTCGCCTTCGACTCGCTGGAGCCGATGATGATCACCGATGCCAGTGCCAAAATTCTGCGTGTGAACTCGGCTTTCACCGAATGCACTGGCTATACCGCCGAAGAAATCGTGGGCCAGACACCGCGAGTGCTTCAATCAGGCCGTCACGACGCAGCTTTTTTCCACGAGATGTGGGAAGCGATCCACCGTGCCGGCGGATGGCAAGGGGAAATCTGGGATCGCCGCAAGAACGGCGATGTTTATCCCAAATGGCTCACGATTTCCGCAGTGATGGGAGAGGACGGGATCGTCAGTCACTATGTCGGCACGCATCACGACATTACCGAACGCAAGATCGCGGAAGAAAGAATCAAGGAGTTGGCCTTCTTCGATGCACTGACCCGTTTGCCCAACCGCACGCTGCTGCTGGACCGTCTGAAACAGGCGATCACCGCCAGCGCTCGAAGTGAAGCGTGCGGCGCGTTGCTGTTCATCGACCTGGATCACTTCAAGACGCTGAACGATACCCAGGGCCACGACAAAGGCGATCTGCTACTGCAGCAAGTGGCGCAACGTCTGGCTGCCAGCGTACTCGAGAGTGACACGGTGGCGAGGGTGGGGGGCGACGAGTTCGTGGTGGTGCTGGGGAGCTTGCACGAAAACCGCCAGGAGGCGGCCAGTCAGACTGAGGCGTTGGGTGAAAAAATTCTCGCTGTTCTTGGCACTCCGTATCAACTTGGCGACATTGAATACCGCAGCACTGCGAGCATCGGTGCCACGGTTTTCAGCGGACATCAGGCTTCCATGGACGAACTTCTGAAGCAGGCCGACCTCGCGATGTACAAGTCCAAAGAGAAAGGACGCAATGCCGTGTGCTTCTTCGACCCGGACATGCAGACCGTCGTGATTGAGCGGGCTGCGCTTGAGGCGGGTCTGCGCAACGCAATCGAGGAAAATCAGTTCCTGCTTCATTACCAGGCGCAGATCGACGGCGCCCGCGTCACGGGCGTCGAAGCGCTGGTGCGTTGGCAACATCCTCAGCGCGGTATCGTGCCTCCTGCCGATTTCATTCCGCTGGCTGAAGAAACCGGACTGATTCTTGCGTTAGGAAGCTGGGTCCTGGAAGCTGCCTGCACGCAACTGACGCTATGGGCGACGCGGCCGGACATGGCACATCTCACCATTGCGGTCAATGTCAGCATCCAGCAATTCCGCGAACCTGACTTCGTGGACAAGGTGTTGACCATCATTTGTCGAACAGGCGCGAGGGCAGACAGGTTAAAGCTGGAACTGACGGAAAGCGTGCTGGTGGACAATGTGCAGGACATCATTCAGAAGATGGGTGCGCTCAAGGCGAGAGGCGTCGTCTTTGCACTGGACGATTTCGGTATCGGATATTCGTCGCTTTCCTATTTGAAGCGTCTGCCTTTGGACCAGTTGAAAATCGACCGGTCATTCGTGCGTGATGTCCTGGTCGATCCCAACGACGCCGTGATTGCCAGGGCCATCGTGGCGCTTGCGCAGAGCCTCGGCTTGGGGGTCCTCGCCGAGGGGGTGGAAACCGAGGCTCAGCGGGACTTCCTCGCTGCTGCGGGATGTCATGCCTATCAGGGTTACTATTTCTGCCGCCCGCTTCCCATTGAGGGCTTCGAAACGTTTTTGAACATGCGCGAGTCGCGCTTGTGCGTATCCGAGTGATCACAAAACAAGTGGGACTGAATCGACTACATGCGGCCGGTCGAGGGAATGGTGGGCTACAACGTACAGGTGGCGGTAGATGCCAAACTATTGTCGAATAGATTAGGGCCTCCCGAACTCAGCGCTCGCGGGCCCGAATGGAGAAAACCGTGTGCCAGGGCCGGGACGTGACCAGTGCACACGGCCCTGGTCAATGATCGGAGGCTGCGATGACGCCCGAGCGTTCATCGAGCAGCAGACGGCCTGCGCGCGGACCACCATCAAAATCGAAGAACCCATTCAGCGACCCGGCGACCGCATCGGCTGAACCATTGCCAATGCGCTGCACCCCCCAGTTGTCTTCGATAAAGCGAATGATGGAGGACTGATCGGTCACCTGGTGGTCGATGTAGTTTGTCTTCGCCCAAGGCGATATCACCAGCAGCGGCAGTCGCGGGCCGTAGCCGCAGCGCCCGTTTTGCGCGCCGCCTGCCGGATCGTTCGCCCCGGGTTGGCCGCAGCTCCCCGGAGCCAGCAATTGATCATCAACGGTGTTGGACTGGTAGACGACCGGTCCCATCACATGGTCGTACCATCCATCGGAATCATCGTAGGCAATCACGATCGCGGTCTCACGCCACTCCGGTGAGCGCATGACATCGTTGATCACGCTCACGACAAACGTCTGCTCGTCCAGCGGATCGGAATATCCGGCGTGTCCATCCTGAAACGCTCGCGCTTTCAGGAAGCTCACCGCTGGCAGATTGTGACTCGCGAGCGCGATGTGAAAGCGGCCCAAGTCGTACTGATGGTTGGCCTGGTCAGTTTTGCCGATCGCCGCATCCGAACCCGGCGGCAAGTGGCGCGCGTTCTGCGTGCTCTTCCAGTACTGAAAGAACGCGTGATGCGGTATGTAGTCGGCGCCCGCGCTACTGCCCGACACATTGTTATGGGCCAGCTTGCAGTCGTCAAAGCCGCCCATGAATGCGCCCCAGGTGATGCCTGAGGCGTTCAACCGGTCGCCAATGTTTTCACCTGACATGGTGATCTGGGTGCGCGCAGGATTGGAGCACATGTCGCCCGCCGGGTCCGGATCGCCGATTACCGCGCCACTGTTGGCCCCGTTGGCAATATTGCCGGTCGCCGAAAGGCCGTTGGTGATCGTTCCCATGTAGGTCGTGCCGGCGACAAGGTTCAGAAGACCGGGCGTTGATGGACCGAAGCTCGTTCCGAACGAGTTGTCACTCATCGCATAGTGCTGGGCGTAATTCCACAGCGCGGTCACAGTGTTGCCATCGTAGTAGCCGAGCGTGCTGTTCGATCCGATGTTGGTATCTTTGCAACTGTGCGCAAGGAAGCGGTCCATGAGTCCGCCGTGAAACGCGTACTGTTCGTCTCCGTAACCGTGATCCTGATCGCATGTCACAGGCACGCTGCGATCAATGCGAAACGGATTTGCTCCGTTGGGGTTGTGGGTAAGCAAACCCGCACTCAACAGCGTGTTGGCCCTGGGGGTATCGTTCCCTGGTTTATAGAAGAAGCGCGAGCCGTCCTTATTTGGTTGGGCGTGCGGATAGGTGCCGAAGTAATGATCGAAGGAGACGTTCTCCTGAAAGATCACAACGATGTGTTTGATCGGGGTCCTGGTGGGAAATTCATCGTCCGATCGGGCGGGTGTCGAGACCATCAGTCCCGCGCTCACCATGGCCGCCAGTGTTCTGGCCGGCGTAAGCCAATGAGGTTTCAGTGTTTCCATGTGCGGCCTCCTTTAGATCTATTGGTAATCACAATGGGATGCTTCGGGCAAACACCTGGTCGAGGCTGTCGGGATGAGGCGCTCGGATCAGGGCTGGACTCAGCGTAGGCAGCCGGTATGACACCTGGGTGACAGGCGCTCTAAGGTTGAGACCATTTCCTGTCACCAGGAGGGCGGGTATGGATACGTTAGTCGTACGACGGTATTCATCAGATTCATCCAATCGCCACAGCCGGGACACATGATCGTCCCGCCATCGTCATGTTCAGCCGTTATCTTCCGGTAGGTCTTGTAATTTTCGGTGATGAATAACCCATGGTTCACCAGCACGTCGCGCTGCGGCCATAGACCACCTCACCGTCTCGTGCCCCCCAAATACCGTCCGGTTTTCTGCGAGGAACAATCATGAAGAATCATTCGCTCGAGCGCGTGTTCAAGTTGTGCGTCGTGGTATCTGCAGTACTGCTGACTATACAGGCGCGCGCCGATTCGGAGAACGAAAGGGAATTCAC is a window of Paraburkholderia sp. IMGN_8 DNA encoding:
- a CDS encoding transporter substrate-binding domain-containing protein yields the protein MIRHGLGGLLLALSCLGSAMAAGPDCSRSFTLALHDHGLLYSVDTDTGIDKDFANELIRRSGCQIRISLMSRARIWKLIESGALDFSLSGIANDERNQYADFAWYFSNKYYLLVRKDAGIHQLADFEHNDQFQLGVIRSFRYSNSANRLVDKLSAENRVSQAGGLDPLYQALILRSIQGMIIEPFDYPALDEKKIRDVTTIVEFNDPAIPHGLIMSKRALSPAEREKWRALVNELRADGTVRRIFEKYFKPDLADSMVDFQTPP
- a CDS encoding EAL domain-containing protein, producing MSWARLVLLPLLVLSAALGVTWILWDHERQAAHHELLTQFDFSLGDAVSRIEQRMGTYELLLRGVQSLFAATGEIDRDQFRNYVGTLKLDANFSGIQTIGIVKWVPATQKDVHVAAMRRQGLTGYTIEPKGSRENYAPVIQREPSIGLNRTSPGFDAWADPVRRRAMEQARDSGMATISGKIRLAVDSEASALPGFIMYLPIYARGQSQDSVAQRRAHLVGWVYASFRMHDVVASLYGEQPPGLTIAIYDGVEPSIATLLHRTPEAGGQHLASVISANEYLVVGGHDWTLSMIAQDDFKSRFGRNAAMLIASTGAGLSLLLALLTWLMMTGRGRAMRLASAMTQELRENEEKFRAIADCTVNWEVWWGPDGKPRWINPSVQEYTGYTVDECMAMPDFAGALIYPEDLPRVAPEFLKGLQGFRGDELEFRCVRKDGSLVWLSVSWVPISDAKGDFIGFRTSGRDITERKQVETELRIAAVAFDSLEPMMITDASAKILRVNSAFTECTGYTAEEIVGQTPRVLQSGRHDAAFFHEMWEAIHRAGGWQGEIWDRRKNGDVYPKWLTISAVMGEDGIVSHYVGTHHDITERKIAEERIKELAFFDALTRLPNRTLLLDRLKQAITASARSEACGALLFIDLDHFKTLNDTQGHDKGDLLLQQVAQRLAASVLESDTVARVGGDEFVVVLGSLHENRQEAASQTEALGEKILAVLGTPYQLGDIEYRSTASIGATVFSGHQASMDELLKQADLAMYKSKEKGRNAVCFFDPDMQTVVIERAALEAGLRNAIEENQFLLHYQAQIDGARVTGVEALVRWQHPQRGIVPPADFIPLAEETGLILALGSWVLEAACTQLTLWATRPDMAHLTIAVNVSIQQFREPDFVDKVLTIICRTGARADRLKLELTESVLVDNVQDIIQKMGALKARGVVFALDDFGIGYSSLSYLKRLPLDQLKIDRSFVRDVLVDPNDAVIARAIVALAQSLGLGVLAEGVETEAQRDFLAAAGCHAYQGYYFCRPLPIEGFETFLNMRESRLCVSE
- a CDS encoding alkaline phosphatase family protein; translated protein: METLKPHWLTPARTLAAMVSAGLMVSTPARSDDEFPTRTPIKHIVVIFQENVSFDHYFGTYPHAQPNKDGSRFFYKPGNDTPRANTLLSAGLLTHNPNGANPFRIDRSVPVTCDQDHGYGDEQYAFHGGLMDRFLAHSCKDTNIGSNSTLGYYDGNTVTALWNYAQHYAMSDNSFGTSFGPSTPGLLNLVAGTTYMGTITNGLSATGNIANGANSGAVIGDPDPAGDMCSNPARTQITMSGENIGDRLNASGITWGAFMGGFDDCKLAHNNVSGSSAGADYIPHHAFFQYWKSTQNARHLPPGSDAAIGKTDQANHQYDLGRFHIALASHNLPAVSFLKARAFQDGHAGYSDPLDEQTFVVSVINDVMRSPEWRETAIVIAYDDSDGWYDHVMGPVVYQSNTVDDQLLAPGSCGQPGANDPAGGAQNGRCGYGPRLPLLVISPWAKTNYIDHQVTDQSSIIRFIEDNWGVQRIGNGSADAVAGSLNGFFDFDGGPRAGRLLLDERSGVIAASDH